In Blastopirellula sediminis, the following proteins share a genomic window:
- a CDS encoding PH domain-containing protein gives MSQAIAGVAPSAKSESTVMTVWPSNGASRLGRFFGRLYEIETGVGFLTVGNLLALATSPIGAAIYLWHAAPGVGTHYRLTNRRVVIEKGLDGKPDRWVDLDRFNRIEIEVLPGQAWYHAGDMIFYLDEVETFRLSGVSRPEAFRAACMKGQQTYVGVRQALQREAQLARARS, from the coding sequence ATGTCCCAGGCCATCGCCGGAGTCGCCCCCAGTGCGAAATCGGAGTCGACCGTCATGACCGTCTGGCCCTCCAATGGAGCGTCAAGACTCGGGCGTTTTTTCGGGCGCTTGTACGAAATCGAAACCGGCGTCGGCTTCCTTACCGTCGGCAACTTGCTCGCCCTGGCGACCAGTCCGATCGGCGCCGCGATTTATCTCTGGCATGCGGCGCCCGGCGTCGGCACCCACTATCGTCTGACGAATCGCCGCGTGGTCATTGAGAAAGGGCTTGACGGCAAGCCCGATCGCTGGGTCGATCTCGATCGCTTCAACCGGATCGAAATCGAAGTTCTGCCGGGCCAGGCCTGGTACCATGCCGGCGACATGATCTTCTATCTCGACGAAGTCGAGACTTTCCGCTTGAGCGGGGTTAGCCGTCCCGAGGCGTTTCGTGCTGCCTGTATGAAAGGTCAGCAGACTTACGTCGGCGTTCGCCAGGCGCTGCAGCGTGAAGCGCAGCTTGCCCGGGCTCGGAGTTAG
- a CDS encoding YfcE family phosphodiesterase, with the protein MQIGIVSDTHGQVEFTRAAIRMLESFEVEQVIHCGDIGSNAIVDLFAPWPTHYVVGNVDFDHAGLQAAIKTAGQTFHGMFGQLSLGERKIAFLHGHDEARLAATINSGAYDLVCHGHTHQATNYLVGQTRVLNPGALYRASRHTIAIVDLPSLEISIVPV; encoded by the coding sequence ATGCAAATAGGAATTGTGAGCGATACTCACGGTCAGGTCGAGTTCACTCGGGCCGCGATTCGAATGTTGGAGTCATTTGAGGTCGAACAGGTGATCCACTGCGGCGACATCGGCAGCAACGCGATCGTCGATCTTTTCGCCCCCTGGCCGACCCATTACGTGGTCGGAAACGTCGATTTCGACCACGCAGGACTCCAGGCCGCGATCAAAACCGCCGGGCAAACTTTTCATGGAATGTTTGGGCAATTGAGCCTGGGAGAGCGGAAGATCGCATTCCTGCATGGTCATGACGAAGCGCGACTCGCCGCGACGATCAACTCCGGCGCGTACGATCTGGTCTGCCATGGTCACACGCATCAGGCGACCAACTACCTCGTCGGCCAAACCCGCGTCTTGAATCCGGGCGCTCTTTACCGCGCCAGCCGTCATACGATCGCGATCGTCGACTTGCCGTCGCTAGAGATCAGCATCGTCCCGGTTTAG
- a CDS encoding lysophospholipid acyltransferase family protein translates to MSRDIISAIFLTALLAIPTLWWLANWSRRVYTFPRYILACLNIVLARVWWRTSIPPDLPIPIGQGAVLIANHRSSADPFFIQVAAHRVVHWMVAKEFVEHPALAWFLRQSGAIGTSRGGRDTKAIRAAIDLLNAGELVGVLPEGRINMTDQLMLPFRPGAAMIAQHAGVPIVPIYIEGAPYDRSPASPFLMPAHVIVKVGEPIDSSTGTPQELMEQATRAIAHLAGCDDFQPQLAGRDWKPTPADLEAAMAAAKERKRNR, encoded by the coding sequence TTGTCACGCGACATCATCTCAGCGATTTTTCTGACGGCGCTCTTGGCGATTCCGACCCTCTGGTGGCTGGCCAATTGGTCGCGGCGCGTTTACACGTTTCCGCGCTACATCCTGGCTTGCTTGAACATTGTTCTGGCTCGCGTTTGGTGGCGCACGTCGATTCCGCCAGATCTGCCGATTCCGATCGGCCAAGGCGCCGTTCTAATCGCTAACCATCGTAGCAGCGCCGATCCCTTCTTTATTCAAGTCGCCGCGCATCGCGTCGTCCACTGGATGGTTGCCAAAGAGTTCGTCGAACATCCAGCCCTGGCGTGGTTTTTGCGCCAATCAGGCGCTATCGGGACGAGTCGCGGCGGACGGGACACCAAGGCGATTCGGGCCGCGATTGACCTCCTGAACGCCGGCGAACTGGTCGGCGTGCTGCCGGAAGGTCGGATCAACATGACCGACCAATTGATGCTTCCCTTTCGCCCCGGCGCGGCGATGATCGCCCAACATGCCGGCGTCCCGATCGTGCCGATCTATATCGAAGGGGCGCCGTACGACCGGTCGCCGGCAAGTCCCTTTTTGATGCCGGCGCATGTGATCGTCAAAGTGGGGGAGCCGATCGACTCGTCGACCGGCACGCCGCAAGAGCTGATGGAGCAAGCGACGCGGGCGATCGCCCATCTCGCCGGGTGCGACGACTTCCAGCCGCAGTTGGCCGGACGAGACTGGAAACCGACCCCCGCCGATCTGGAAGCGGCGATGGCCGCCGCCAAAGAGCGGAAACGAAATCGCTAG
- a CDS encoding DUF1559 domain-containing protein has protein sequence MQGRRYRFGFTLVELLVVIAIIGVLIALLLPAVQQAREAARRSSCTNNMRQLGLALHNFHDTYLRFPPGSSDDKRPFGQRDTGGGYGPSWLVFLLPGVEQNNLHDKFQFNMGNSGWGNVNNVDAMKGAKIETYVCPSAPFEAVANNPGAFTPGVTGDVTSPTYVGISGAINGLITGYTESRTNSGASGVEGCCSGGIVSGGGMLFPFGKLTMASVQDGTSNVAIVGEHGDYMTTKDNSKKTWRGGQPHGFFIGGHGDNNDRKPPNYFPGSDARTFNQTTVRYKLNQKTGWDNGDGTCMSTGVCNNFGNNIPLNSAHPGGLMMLYVDGSVHFTAETITLQELAKIVTRDDGQVLAGS, from the coding sequence ATGCAGGGTCGCAGATATCGATTTGGCTTTACCTTGGTAGAGCTATTAGTGGTGATCGCCATCATCGGCGTGCTGATCGCATTGTTGCTCCCCGCGGTGCAGCAGGCCCGCGAAGCGGCCCGGCGTTCAAGCTGTACCAATAACATGCGTCAGCTGGGATTAGCCCTTCACAACTTCCACGACACCTACCTCCGCTTTCCGCCCGGCAGTTCGGATGACAAACGCCCGTTCGGCCAGCGCGATACCGGCGGCGGATATGGTCCCTCTTGGCTGGTCTTTCTGTTGCCAGGCGTCGAGCAAAACAATCTGCACGACAAATTCCAATTCAACATGGGGAACTCCGGCTGGGGAAACGTGAACAACGTCGACGCGATGAAGGGCGCCAAGATCGAAACCTACGTTTGCCCTTCGGCCCCGTTTGAAGCGGTCGCCAACAATCCCGGCGCTTTCACTCCTGGAGTGACCGGCGACGTCACTTCGCCAACTTACGTCGGCATCTCTGGTGCAATCAACGGCCTGATCACCGGCTATACCGAATCGCGAACTAACAGCGGCGCTTCCGGCGTCGAAGGTTGCTGTTCCGGCGGGATCGTCAGCGGCGGCGGGATGCTGTTTCCATTTGGCAAACTAACGATGGCGTCGGTTCAAGACGGAACGAGCAACGTCGCGATCGTCGGCGAGCATGGGGACTATATGACCACCAAAGACAACTCGAAGAAGACTTGGCGCGGTGGTCAGCCGCATGGCTTTTTCATTGGCGGACATGGCGACAACAACGATCGCAAGCCGCCGAATTACTTTCCCGGCAGCGACGCTCGCACCTTCAATCAAACGACGGTTCGCTACAAGCTGAATCAAAAGACCGGTTGGGACAACGGCGACGGCACTTGCATGTCGACCGGCGTTTGCAACAACTTCGGCAATAACATCCCGCTCAATAGCGCCCATCCCGGCGGCTTGATGATGTTGTACGTCGACGGTTCGGTTCACTTCACCGCAGAAACGATAACGCTGCAGGAATTAGCGAAGATCGTGACCCGCGATGACGGTCAGGTTCTTGCCGGATCGTAA
- a CDS encoding ATP-grasp domain-containing protein, whose protein sequence is MSPPPLPPRIAVVGCSCRAAVACLRRSGISAVAADQFADADLRRMAPATQLSRFPSDIPVWLADSDATHWIYVGGLENHPDVLAAAAQIRPLLGVPSPALPPIRDPLLLQQTLRSAGFLFPETVTAPPRAGRWLIKPRRSAGGLNIRRFTEPADNEEVVYQRFIPGRSYGAAFVAIDGQARFLGATRQLIGRKWGAPQPFQYAGSIGPIPLPDNVQETLQRLAEFLLASTQLQGLFGIDFVLHADQLWMLEINPRFTAAMELLPVDLMRLHLSAWLPEWRGENATPASSADQVRGKLFVYAPNDFVWSETLEQAIRDSNLAIADIPMPGSPMVRSGPILTLLSSGETPGAVASQLRHGRSQLRDRVALLR, encoded by the coding sequence ATGAGTCCCCCTCCCCTCCCCCCGCGAATCGCCGTCGTCGGCTGCAGTTGTCGCGCCGCGGTCGCCTGTTTACGTCGGAGCGGGATCTCGGCCGTCGCCGCCGATCAATTCGCCGACGCCGATCTGCGGCGGATGGCCCCTGCAACGCAGCTAAGTCGTTTTCCCAGCGACATTCCCGTTTGGTTGGCCGACTCCGATGCGACGCATTGGATTTACGTCGGCGGGCTTGAGAATCATCCCGATGTTCTTGCCGCCGCAGCCCAGATTCGCCCGCTGTTGGGCGTCCCCTCCCCTGCTCTGCCGCCGATTCGCGATCCCCTGCTCTTACAGCAAACGCTCCGCTCCGCAGGCTTCCTTTTTCCCGAGACGGTGACCGCGCCGCCGCGTGCGGGACGTTGGCTCATCAAGCCGCGCAGATCGGCCGGCGGCTTGAATATCCGCCGCTTTACGGAGCCTGCGGATAACGAAGAAGTCGTCTATCAGCGTTTTATTCCGGGACGATCGTACGGAGCGGCGTTCGTCGCAATCGACGGTCAGGCCCGGTTTTTAGGGGCGACGCGGCAACTGATCGGGCGAAAATGGGGAGCGCCGCAACCGTTTCAATATGCCGGATCGATTGGGCCGATCCCATTGCCTGATAACGTGCAGGAAACGCTCCAGCGTCTGGCTGAATTCCTGCTCGCATCGACGCAACTGCAAGGACTATTCGGCATCGACTTTGTCCTGCACGCCGATCAGCTCTGGATGCTGGAGATCAATCCGCGGTTTACAGCGGCGATGGAACTGCTGCCGGTCGACTTGATGCGGCTCCATCTATCGGCCTGGCTTCCAGAATGGCGAGGCGAAAACGCAACGCCCGCGTCTTCCGCCGACCAGGTACGCGGAAAGTTGTTTGTTTACGCTCCCAATGACTTCGTTTGGAGCGAAACGCTGGAGCAAGCGATTCGTGACTCGAACCTAGCGATCGCCGACATTCCTATGCCTGGCTCCCCGATGGTCCGGTCCGGGCCGATCCTCACTCTTCTCAGTTCCGGTGAGACGCCAGGCGCCGTCGCTTCGCAGCTACGCCACGGAAGAAGCCAACTTCGCGATCGAGTCGCACTGCTCCGCTGA
- a CDS encoding pilus assembly protein TadG-related protein — protein MSSRRRDREKPIAVRPALRRGVIVVLSAVLMIVMMGFIALSVDVGYMFTMQSQLQRSVDAAALAGAGTLIEGEDVATAKVHEYLTHNPVGLQWKEFTDGDTAANVDLFLSKYGDGLELSLGQWNSSTQRVESVEEGPTTVSVRMTYQNMPFFFGHLLGRDSFDITAESIATYQNRDIMLVLDLSGSMNDDSEFKSIGRLGLEHIYTNSQQMYADLGYPVYGNLTFDPAYAKATGTAPISDGQARTSVTYRGPSAVVTSDKAISKVTVRTSGGSTYNYYPSGATSYTASPNQEIRYVWITSGKNADNSDQVHSFDFDGNRLATIRKALALDNVAYPYPQGSWNDYLNYCLGTGQNNDAGYRYKFGYMSWINYLLEKRYSSDATPDLWKASAHPITAVKNSVDLFIHFMQEGDGRDRVGLAVYNAPNGNGLLESTLTENLGFIMSQTRQRQAGHYHNYTNIGGGMTTGREELQARGREGSVKMMVLLTDGQANWVNGGVNSTAAKQYVIDEAYLCKDQGFKIITISLGAGADTALMDEVARITDGVHFNVPGGQSVAEYSEDLTEIFRQVAGARPLKLVK, from the coding sequence ATGTCGTCGCGTCGCCGTGATCGAGAAAAACCAATCGCAGTACGTCCCGCGCTAAGACGCGGTGTGATCGTCGTGCTGTCCGCCGTGTTGATGATCGTGATGATGGGGTTCATCGCGCTTAGCGTCGACGTCGGCTACATGTTCACCATGCAATCGCAATTGCAGCGTTCGGTCGACGCCGCCGCACTGGCCGGCGCCGGAACGTTGATTGAAGGGGAAGACGTCGCCACGGCGAAAGTGCACGAGTACCTGACTCACAATCCGGTCGGTCTGCAGTGGAAAGAGTTTACGGACGGGGACACCGCCGCCAACGTCGATCTATTCCTCTCTAAATATGGCGACGGCTTGGAACTGTCGCTGGGTCAATGGAATTCGTCGACGCAACGAGTGGAATCAGTCGAAGAGGGCCCAACCACCGTCAGCGTCCGGATGACCTACCAAAACATGCCCTTCTTCTTCGGGCATCTGCTGGGACGCGATTCGTTTGATATTACCGCCGAATCGATCGCCACCTATCAAAACCGCGACATCATGCTGGTGCTCGACCTTTCGGGCTCGATGAACGACGACAGCGAGTTCAAATCGATCGGCCGCTTGGGCTTGGAACACATCTACACCAACTCGCAGCAGATGTACGCCGATCTCGGCTACCCGGTTTACGGGAACCTGACGTTTGATCCGGCATACGCAAAGGCCACTGGTACCGCACCGATTTCGGACGGTCAAGCCCGAACCTCGGTCACCTACCGCGGCCCATCGGCGGTGGTTACGTCGGACAAAGCGATCAGCAAAGTCACCGTGCGAACCAGCGGTGGATCGACCTACAACTACTATCCCAGCGGCGCCACTTCCTATACGGCCAGCCCGAACCAGGAAATCCGCTACGTCTGGATCACCAGCGGCAAAAACGCCGACAACTCGGACCAGGTCCACTCGTTTGACTTTGACGGCAATCGCCTCGCGACGATTCGCAAAGCCCTGGCCCTGGATAACGTCGCCTATCCCTATCCGCAAGGAAGCTGGAACGACTACCTCAACTACTGCCTCGGTACGGGTCAAAATAACGACGCCGGCTACCGCTATAAATTCGGCTACATGAGCTGGATCAATTACTTGCTGGAAAAACGGTACTCCTCCGATGCGACGCCTGACCTGTGGAAGGCCAGCGCTCACCCGATCACTGCGGTGAAAAACTCGGTCGACCTGTTCATTCACTTTATGCAAGAAGGGGATGGACGCGACCGGGTCGGTCTGGCGGTTTACAACGCTCCGAATGGAAACGGTCTGCTCGAATCGACGTTGACCGAAAACCTCGGGTTCATCATGTCTCAAACTCGTCAACGACAAGCAGGCCACTACCACAACTACACCAACATCGGCGGCGGCATGACCACTGGCCGTGAGGAATTGCAGGCCCGTGGCCGCGAAGGCTCGGTCAAGATGATGGTCCTGCTGACGGACGGTCAGGCGAACTGGGTCAACGGCGGCGTGAACAGCACCGCTGCGAAACAGTACGTCATCGACGAAGCGTATCTCTGTAAAGATCAAGGCTTTAAGATCATCACGATCAGCCTTGGCGCCGGAGCCGACACCGCCCTGATGGACGAAGTCGCCCGGATCACTGATGGCGTCCATTTCAACGTTCCCGGCGGCCAATCCGTTGCGGAGTATTCCGAAGACCTCACCGAAATCTTCCGCCAGGTTGCTGGCGCCCGTCCCCTGAAACTGGTGAAGTAG